In the genome of Raphanus sativus cultivar WK10039 chromosome 9, ASM80110v3, whole genome shotgun sequence, the window GTGCATTgttaaaatgatttaattggAAGTTATAGAGAACAGgcagaaaagaaaatgatcaaaagcATTAAAGTATGAAAGGTGTGAAGAAATAAAAAGCTAAAACATAAGTCAATTTATCATACAAATGCTACAttccaatataattttttcccttttaattcctttttttatttagaCTCCGCTTGCTAATCAATTCAATCGCACTATATAAGCAGCATACAATTTTTCAAAACCAAACGAATGATCTACGTCTCGACTCTCGACTGCTTTTCATCGTCCGTGCGTCTTTCCATAAGATGTTGCGTCTCCAACTTCTCGGACATATATCCCAACGCTGCGTGCCGCCGTTTTCGTGGCCGGAAACGTGTCCGGGTACGGGCACGTCAACCAAAAACTGATGTCCCCTTGTGCTTACATAGATTCACTCACctgaaagaagaaagaagaagccTTGTAATTGGTTGATTCACTTGTCAGACAAGTCCTCGTCCTTGTCGTTGCTTGGCTTGTCTTCTTGCAAGCAATCAACAGGAATATAAAAGTAGCCCTTTGGTAGCCGCCGATTCTTGAAAGAAGCTTCGTCCGATGTCATCACAATCTCCTTGGCAAATGTTTCTACATTCTGCTATCATCAGTTTTATACAAGTATATAAAGATGTCTTCTGTCTCATGATTAAGTTTGGCGTTgagcagaaaaaaaaagagtccaACCTTACGACAAAAAGATTCTTCTCACCTTCTTGGGCTTTGATCCTTCATCTTCATCCTCCGAAACACTTGGCGACACTATACAATGTTTCCGTGGAACCGTTTTCCCAGAAAATACTTTGCTCCTACTACCCTTGGAAGTAGCACTATCGTCGGTTTTCTGATCAGTGTCCATTGCAATAGGACCTTTCCCTCGAAGCTTAACAGAGGCTGTGCTGTCAATGGTGATATCATCTGACCTCTGTATTGCTTCACTGCCAGATATATTACTGTCTGGATGACCTTTTATTGATGTCGTCGCCGAGTCAGATGAAACTTCCGGGGGAGAAAATGGATTACGGAGTGGTAACGAACGTGCAGCGTGATCCCTTCTGGCAGCAAGTATCTCATGTGAGGAGATAGCCAACTCTCGCtgcaaataatatatatacacaccaGTAAAAGGTCAAGTGCCCAATTTTTATACCTTTGTTTGAAAGGAAGGCATAGGGTTTAAGTAAGAGTTTAACTTACTTTTAACTTCTCCCTCTTGACTATCCGCTCGCACAGAAGTCGTAGCCTCTCTAGTTCAACCCTATAATGCTTGAGACTTTTCAGCCCATCTGCCCCATGTTTCTGAGATTCGGCCTGCCAACACAGTCAGAGAGATGTAAGCAAGTGGGACCATCATAAAAATGACTAGAGAGATGAAAAATTAAGACCTTTGCCTTCTGTTCCAAGCTGTGTTTCTCACAGTAAGCCTTATGCGGAAGTTTCCCACCACCAATCATATGAAAGCCAGCACTTCTGGCACAGGTTGGGTGAAACGTCGCCTGGCAGTTACCATAACTACACTGTAAAACGACAAACAAGCTTCTGATCAATCTTTGTCCCAATACTTGAAGCTAGGTGTCTTCGGATAAAGAAAGCAACGAAGCGTCAGTACCTTAAAGCATGCACCATATATCCGTTGGCATACACAGCAAGTACTGGTGTTCTTGGCCAATGACTCCTAACAAAGCATCATATATTAAGCTTTAGAATTTTTTCAAAACATGATACTGATTCtggattttataataatataaacccACCACTCCTTGCACAGGATTTATTTGTCCCCTTCTGAAGGTTGATTCCAAAGACCACTGCAAGAAATTAAATACCCAATAATTTGCAATGATCATTACTGTATATAGTACGCAAGACCCTGCGAATAAAGGAAACCTCACCTCCGCACAAAATGCATGTACCCACTGGCCATTTGTGGTTTTCCTAAAAGCCCCAGTTGTGCCTCCACATAAAGTGCACTCTGTAGTAGAAGACGGGTTTTCCCAGAAATTGAAAGAACCAGTAGATTCTGCGCATAGTTCACAGTACCAAGGACCAGTAGATTCTTTAGCACATTTGTAGCAATCCATGTGAACAGCAACCTGTAATTGGAGCATGATCAGATATAATACCGTGCAAAAAGATGTCCCTGGAAAAGATAAATCAGGCCTTGgttaaacataagaaaaaattcATAGGGAATGTCTAATCACCTTACAACTAGAGCACACTACAATCAGGTTCCATATAGTTTCAGAGCGTCTGCAGATATCACAACTTCGTGGTTTTTCTGATGAAATGTCTGGTGTACGATGATCAGACCGCTTGTCTGATGGTGGACCGGAAACAGGCATCTTTAAAAGTGTTTCCTTTGTCTGTGGCACTACATGAGCGCTGCCAGAAACTTTACGTCTAGAAGTACTGATCTGTCCGATTTATAACCAGCAAAATGACAAAAATTAAACCTATGGCACAGAAAAAAATGGAGGGAAAACTCAAAACGTAGCAACAACAACCTCTTGTTGAGCAGGTTCTTCTGCCATATCTTTCCTGAGAGATGTATTCCGAGAAGATGTTGCTGCAGCAGCAGTAGCAGCAGCTAGAACAGCCTGGGCGTCTTTGTGTCTTTTCTCTTTCCTACTTTGCTTTCTTGCTTCCCTGACATCATGGAAATATTTGTTAATCAGAACATCATCCCATCTTCGTCCATGCTCTTCATCAATCTCATGGGGTAGCTTTTTGGTAACTTCGTCGGCTAGATCGTCTGAGAAAAGAAAGCAGCTTTAGTATAACatgacagatttttttttttttgaacacaacaGAAATTGTTATATAATGCAGAAAACATGAAGACTCACCCGAGAGTTGCTTTCTTGAAACTGCCGTGCCAAGTAACTGAAGTTGATAATATAGAAGCTCTCCTTCCACTTCATCTTTCGGAGACAGATCCAGTATGCCCAATTTCCTAGCTTTAGCTAACTGACAAAATGTGTTTCCTTCTTCAGAGCCTGCCAAAATGTTATAATGTTACCAAATGTCCCAAAAGCTGTGgcataaatcataaattatttaCCATCTGGTTCGGTTGTCATCCTATCCACATAAGAATTCGTGCTGCTTTTCAGGGCCTTTCCCTTGTTCATCTCAGACAATTCTTTGTGAATATAAGGATGAGGATCGAAACCAGGATATGCTTCATGATCACTGAatcatcaaaaattaaaaaaagaagtgaTATAGTAGGTAGAATGTTTTTGTAGCCAAGGGAACAAAAGAAACTGTCTCCCAAATGGGTTATGAAGCTTACAGGAGATCCAAGATAATAGGGCTCGGACAGCTCAAAATTCCACGATTTTGAGAACTATCTGGCCTCAAGGAAAAGGCATTCTCCACCATTCGTCCAGACGAACTGGGATTTGATTGTTCTCCTTGATCATCTACGCAACAAATCAAAATTAAGATATGAGCAGCAGCTATCATCAACTATCCATTAAGCGTGATAAACATTGGACCATGAAGAGACTTCCTCAATGGAAAAACTCTACGCTGCTATGTAACACAATGAAGAAAATACTACATAGAGGATAACAAGCATGGAGGATAGATACATGAGACATGCACgaataaatattgaaaacttAGAAGAACATACCAGAAAGATTAACTGAACTTTTCCCAAGATGACCTTCCTGATCAAGTACTGCTGATTTCTGCATATGAGAAACAAGGCACAATGTCCAAAATCTCATCAGTAATTCCTTGtgcacaaaaacaaaaacagtgcATCACCTACGTTTCAACCTTCGTGAAATATCTAGCAAGTAGTGCGAACCATGGGATATACCTGTTCTTCTGAAGAATGATCAGATGGCAAATTCTCACTGCTTCCATTTTTCACAACTGGAGTATAAGATTTAGCTTCATCTGTCACAACACCATTACTAATACAATTTTCAGAAGGGGTACATGTCGGATTCAAGATGTCAGAATCTAGCATCGTCATGCCTTCAGTACAGATAGCAGCCCGACGCTCAGATTTAGTAGGTTTCGTACTTTTAGAAATATCGCCTTTGTTCCTAGTTCCCATGTGTGCATGCTGGCCAAGCCATTTAACTATCTTGCCTAGTAAATCAGGTAACAAGTCTCCATCCTGTAACGCAGAACTTTGAaatcaatatattgaatcccACAAAGAGAAAACAGACATTTTAAGAAGTTTTACACATTACCATAAGTTTGGCATTCAAAGCATCAGGATTGACCCCGATCTCTTCAGCCACATCCTTTACATTCACTTTCCCCAGGTCGATCAACTAAAAAATGTTAATCAATGAGCAAGAGAGTCAACAGGTACAGATGATCCAACTTAATAGTATATGCACACCTTTTTCAGAATCAACCCAAAACTAAGAGACTCGGATTGAGTCTTTTCATCATCGGTGCTTCTCCCAGTAATCCCTGATTCGACAATGTCTGTTGCAGACAAGTTAAATTCTGAACATGGTGATTCCAGTTCTCGCAACTCACTGTTTCTCGAAATATCAGAACGTGTACCTGGTGTTCCTACGTCAACTCCCATCTCATCAGTACTTAGCTGATCTCTTACAGATTCTGATGGAAGATGGCATAGAGGAGGACGACTATCAGCTGCATTAATTTCTCCTCCCTCTATAGGCCTTCCACTTTCTTGAATATCTGAATGCTTCGAGCAGAAAGCTCGCAGTTCAACCTACAAATTTTCTTGCATTGTTAAAGAATAAACATCACTAATATATCTATGATATCTTTCTGTAAGTAATGAAACTTACAGTGTCACACCCGCGTTTTCCCCAGATTTCTAGCCTGTTCCCTGCCTCCCTTGCACATATAGGATGGAAAGACGTTCGGCAAGTTGCTATAATCAAGAGATTGTAAAGAAGTATCAATAACTCTTCTGGATAGAATATAGAATCGAAGAAAAGTGTGACAAGTAGAATGCAGCCATAAAGTTGAAAAGGTAAATCAAGTTAAAACATGGGAAGTATAGACatttgtctatttattttagttaggtCCAAGCTGTGTGCAAATGCACTTTCACAGCAACCCAGCGTAGCAAAATATTCATCGAAGAACTAACAATATAAAATTCGTTTCATCCGAGATGTAATCAGCACAATGTAGCCTGATATAAAATACTTAACACTCCACTGCGGTGAACAGTTTCAACAAAGCACTTTCCAGTTAAAAATGATCTAGACAGTTGGGTTATCTAGACTACAACTGCGAGCACAGCAGTATAAGTAGATGAACCCCAATTTCAGTTTTACTAAGGGGATCGAGCAACCAGTAGTCCTATATGTTTGTCCTACGAAAGTAGTAGCTTAAGTAAAAGACCCAGACTATACAACAGAACATGTCATGAAGAGTACCAGTGTTACCCATGGTCAGAGGTAGAACGGATGCACAGAAAGAAACAATACCTACCATTACAACACCGAACGCAAGCACCAGATTTCACCTTGCACAAGTTACACAATAACTTCCTGCGAGTTTCTTTTATTCCAGGCAAATTCAAGATTGGCTCCATTTTATTCAAGTCTTCTATGTACACCTCAGGCATccacaaagaacaaaacaaatgaGCAAACTCCGGTGGCCCACCATTCTCAGTTTTTGAGTCAACTGGTTTCAGAACGCCACCCTTTTTCGGACAAAGCAAGCATGGTCTTTCAGAATCATTACGACCATTCTCCACCTCACACCAGGAGCACAACCAAGTCTCATCTGTATCTTCAACCACACCATAGCATTTTCTATGAACTTTAGCTTTGCAGGAAGTGCAAACAATCAACTGATTATGATATTCCCTGGCATCACCAGTGCAGCAAAAATCACATAACAACGCATCCCCTCTGCAAGGAGCAGCAACCACTAATTTCTCCAAACCCGCATCACTACCAATACGCCTCCGCTTCTTAGAGGGCCTTTCTGATGCCAACAAAATCCTATTTCTGCAACCTAAAACCCATTCTAAACTACCAGAATAGTCTGACCCAGACGAGACCTCATCCCCCACGTTGTCAACACTCATCTCCTGCGCAGCATCATCCTTTACTTCAGATAACCCTTTACAACCAACATCCTCACTCTCTGCACTCGCATCAGTTTCCCTCTGCTGTACATCAACCGACTCATACTCCACAGACGGAACTGAAAAGCAGCTTCGAGAAGACAAAGACCGAAGAGACGCTAAATCCGACAAAGTTTCTAAATCAGGCAACTCTAAACGCCTAAAGTAATCCTGACGTTCAACCCATATACTCCCGGCTCTCAGCTTCTCCCCTTGCCTAGAagaagacttcttcttcttcgtctcgtTCCCATGGTGAGACTTCTTATGCCGTCTCTTGTCATCCTTCTGGTTCAGCAAATTAGCTAAAACAATCGGCAGAGTCCCCACACTCACCCCAACAGCCGAACCATCTTCGTTAACGTCATAGGGAGACTTCTCGGAGAGATGCTTGCTCGCCTGAGCTAACAAATCGATTCTCTGCGAACTCCTATCGTCCTCGAAGCTTTTGTTATTATCCCTGCGAGACGGTCTGCACGGCCTCTCCTCAGCGCCACAGCCTCCCTCCACTCCCCTACCCATCATCTTCTCCCGCCGCCGCTGGCATTGGTCAACGCTCATAACCACCACGCGCCTCCGCACATGAAACCGTAACCCTAACACTCCCGCCCTTCAATTTCCTCCTCCTCCAAGATAACAGGcgataatcaaaaaaaaaaccctaaccCTAATTTCCCGAAGCCTAAACCTACTTTCTCCCAATCAATTACAGATTCGAACGATTGAAATAAGAAGATacgatgacgatgatgatgattgatTGGATAAAAGCGTGGCTGAGATTATTAGGGTTTCTTCGAGTTTCTCTGGTTCATGTTCTTTCGGATCCCTTCACCGCGTTATTTGCAGGTAACAGAGGAACGGTTCATCTtttcagaaatttttttttatttttttttttctaatttccgAGTGTATGATAGCGAGGTGTGAGGCGTAGGGTAGCACTCGTGCACCGCGTTCGTTGCGACACGTGGTGGATTATTACTCGTTTGATGACTCACGAGATACCAACACGTTAATTCATTCCACTCTTTCATAAAAGCGTACCgatattgctttttttttcttttttttacctcCCTTTTCTTATTTATTGTATAATCCCTCGTTTTGTAGTAAATTCAGATATTGGTCAATTTCTTTTCAGAAGGCGATTTAGATCCTCTTCAATTTTTTGGTGCCTTCGTAGTGTGTTTGACTAGTGATTACGACGATACAGACTGTTTGCTTCTTGTTGGATTTGCTCTCTCACAggacaaaaccaaaataaaaaactttgattttgattggttaagaaggagaaggagggttgtcaaaaaaaaaaaaggaggaggaggatgtaATAATTGCATGTGATGTTTTACAGATGCTATGCATTAATATGAAAGTGACTCTTTGAGCCCACTAATCAAAACTATAACCGGTTATATTTAGAATGCTCTGGCTTTAATTTAATTGGGGACAAAAATTAGATGACCAAACTAAGTGACTGAAATAGAATCTAGGTGGCTTGATTAATGCATACATTAAGATAATCCATCAAAGATTATCGGACATAATGcaagttaataaaaaattagCTATGAATCAagagaaaataaataactaaattaagcTTAAAAGGTTTGAAAATACTGAGTCTTAGATTAGTGGCCGTATATAAAACActgagaatttttatttttatttaaaacaagaGAATTATTCTGATAAAAATCCAACCcaattaaatatctaattattttatatctaaaatctaTGGAACAATATCATGTcaaaaatttctttcaaaagaaCATAATTATAGG includes:
- the LOC108824486 gene encoding uncharacterized protein LOC108824486 isoform X3, whose translation is MSVDQCQRRREKMMGRGVEGGCGAEERPCRPSRRDNNKSFEDDRSSQRIDLLAQASKHLSEKSPYDVNEDGSAVGVSVGTLPIVLANLLNQKDDKRRHKKSHHGNETKKKKSSSRQGEKLRAGSIWVERQDYFRRLELPDLETLSDLASLRSLSSRSCFSVPSVEYESVDVQQRETDASAESEDVGCKGLSEVKDDAAQEMSVDNVGDEVSSGSDYSGSLEWVLGCRNRILLASERPSKKRRRIGSDAGLEKLVVAAPCRGDALLCDFCCTGDAREYHNQLIVCTSCKAKVHRKCYGVVEDTDETWLCSWCEVENGRNDSERPCLLCPKKGGVLKPVDSKTENGGPPEFAHLFCSLWMPEVYIEDLNKMEPILNLPGIKETRRKLLCNLCKVKSGACVRCCNATCRTSFHPICAREAGNRLEIWGKRGCDTVELRAFCSKHSDIQESGRPIEGGEINAADSRPPLCHLPSESVRDQLSTDEMGVDVGTPDIVESGITGRSTDDEKTQSESLSFGLILKKLIDLGKVNVKDVAEEIGVNPDALNAKLMDGDLLPDLLGKIVKWLGQHAHMGTRNKGDISKSTKPTKSERRAAICTEGMTMLDSDILNPTCTPSENCISNGVVTDEAKSYTPVVKNGSSENLPSDHSSEEQKSAVLDQEGHLGKSSVNLSDDQGEQSNPSSSGRMVENAFSLRPDSSQNRGILSCPSPIILDLLDHEAYPGFDPHPYIHKELSEMNKGKALKSSTNSYVDRMTTEPDGSEEGNTFCQLAKARKLGILDLSPKDEVEGELLYYQLQLLGTAVSRKQLSDDLADEVTKKLPHEIDEEHGRRWDDVLINKYFHDVREARKQSRKEKRHKDAQAVLAAATAAAATSSRNTSLRKDMAEEPAQQEISTSRRKVSGSAHVVPQTKETLLKMPVSGPPSDKRSDHRTPDISSEKPRSCDICRRSETIWNLIVVCSSCKVAVHMDCYKCAKESTGPWYCELCAESTGSFNFWENPSSTTECTLCGGTTGAFRKTTNGQWVHAFCAEWSLESTFRRGQINPVQGVESLAKNTSTCCVCQRIYGACFKCSYGNCQATFHPTCARSAGFHMIGGGKLPHKAYCEKHSLEQKAKAESQKHGADGLKSLKHYRVELERLRLLCERIVKREKLKRELAISSHEILAARRDHAARSLPLRNPFSPPEVSSDSATTSIKGHPDSNISGSEAIQRSDDITIDSTASVKLRGKGPIAMDTDQKTDDSATSKGSRSKVFSGKTVPRKHCIVSPSVSEDEDEGSKPKKQNVETFAKEIVMTSDEASFKNRRLPKGYFYIPVDCLQEDKPSNDKDEDLSDK
- the LOC108824486 gene encoding uncharacterized protein LOC108824486 isoform X2, coding for MSVDQCQRRREKMMGRGVEGGCGAEERPCRPSRRDNNKSFEDDRSSQRIDLLAQASKHLSEKSPYDVNEDGSAVGVSVGTLPIVLANLLNQKDDKRRHKKSHHGNETKKKKSSSRQGEKLRAGSIWVERQDYFRRLELPDLETLSDLASLRSLSSRSCFSVPSVEYESVDVQQRETDASAESEDVGCKGLSEVKDDAAQEMSVDNVGDEVSSGSDYSGSLEWVLGCRNRILLASERPSKKRRRIGSDAGLEKLVVAAPCRGDALLCDFCCTGDAREYHNQLIVCTSCKAKVHRKCYGVVEDTDETWLCSWCEVENGRNDSERPCLLCPKKGGVLKPVDSKTENGGPPEFAHLFCSLWMPEVYIEDLNKMEPILNLPGIKETRRKLLCNLCKVKSGACVRCCNATCRTSFHPICAREAGNRLEIWGKRGCDTVELRAFCSKHSDIQESGRPIEGGEINAADSRPPLCHLPSESVRDQLSTDEMGVDVGTPGTRSDISRNSELRELESPCSEFNLSATDIVESGITGRSTDDEKTQSESLSFGLILKKLIDLGKVNVKDVAEEIGVNPDALNAKLMDGDLLPDLLGKIVKWLGQHAHMGTRNKGDISKSTKPTKSERRAAICTEGMTMLDSDILNPTCTPSENCISNGVVTDEAKSYTPVVKNGSSENLPSDHSSEEQKSAVLDQEGHLGKSSVNLSDDQGEQSNPSSSGRMVENAFSLRPDSSQNRGILSCPSPIILDLLDHEAYPGFDPHPYIHKELSEMNKGKALKSSTNSYVDRMTTEPDGSEEGNTFCQLAKARKLGILDLSPKDEVEGELLYYQLQLLGTAVSRKQLSDDLADEVTKKLPHEIDEEHGRRWDDVLINKYFHDVREARKQSRKEKRHKDAQAVLAAATAAAATSSRNTSLRKDMAEEPAQQEISTSRRKVSGSAHVVPQTKETLLKMPVSGPPSDKRSDHRTPDISSEKPRSCDICRRSETIWNLIVVCSSCKVAVHMDCYKCAKESTGPWYCELCAESTGSFNFWENPSSTTECTLCGGTTGAFRKTTNGQWVHAFCAEWSLESTFRRGQINPVQGVESLAKNTSTCCVCQRIYGACFKCSYGNCQATFHPTCARSAGFHMIGGGKLPHKAYCEKHSLEQKAKAESQKHGADGLKSLKHYRVELERLRLLCERIVKREKLKRELAISSHEILAARRDHAARSLPLRNPFSPPEVSSDSATTSIKGHPDSNISGSEAIQRSDDITIDSTASVKLRGKGPIAMDTDQKTDDSATSKGSRSKVFSGKTVPRKHCIVSPSVSEDEDEGSKPKKNVETFAKEIVMTSDEASFKNRRLPKGYFYIPVDCLQEDKPSNDKDEDLSDK
- the LOC108824486 gene encoding uncharacterized protein LOC108824486 isoform X1, which codes for MSVDQCQRRREKMMGRGVEGGCGAEERPCRPSRRDNNKSFEDDRSSQRIDLLAQASKHLSEKSPYDVNEDGSAVGVSVGTLPIVLANLLNQKDDKRRHKKSHHGNETKKKKSSSRQGEKLRAGSIWVERQDYFRRLELPDLETLSDLASLRSLSSRSCFSVPSVEYESVDVQQRETDASAESEDVGCKGLSEVKDDAAQEMSVDNVGDEVSSGSDYSGSLEWVLGCRNRILLASERPSKKRRRIGSDAGLEKLVVAAPCRGDALLCDFCCTGDAREYHNQLIVCTSCKAKVHRKCYGVVEDTDETWLCSWCEVENGRNDSERPCLLCPKKGGVLKPVDSKTENGGPPEFAHLFCSLWMPEVYIEDLNKMEPILNLPGIKETRRKLLCNLCKVKSGACVRCCNATCRTSFHPICAREAGNRLEIWGKRGCDTVELRAFCSKHSDIQESGRPIEGGEINAADSRPPLCHLPSESVRDQLSTDEMGVDVGTPGTRSDISRNSELRELESPCSEFNLSATDIVESGITGRSTDDEKTQSESLSFGLILKKLIDLGKVNVKDVAEEIGVNPDALNAKLMDGDLLPDLLGKIVKWLGQHAHMGTRNKGDISKSTKPTKSERRAAICTEGMTMLDSDILNPTCTPSENCISNGVVTDEAKSYTPVVKNGSSENLPSDHSSEEQKSAVLDQEGHLGKSSVNLSDDQGEQSNPSSSGRMVENAFSLRPDSSQNRGILSCPSPIILDLLDHEAYPGFDPHPYIHKELSEMNKGKALKSSTNSYVDRMTTEPDGSEEGNTFCQLAKARKLGILDLSPKDEVEGELLYYQLQLLGTAVSRKQLSDDLADEVTKKLPHEIDEEHGRRWDDVLINKYFHDVREARKQSRKEKRHKDAQAVLAAATAAAATSSRNTSLRKDMAEEPAQQEISTSRRKVSGSAHVVPQTKETLLKMPVSGPPSDKRSDHRTPDISSEKPRSCDICRRSETIWNLIVVCSSCKVAVHMDCYKCAKESTGPWYCELCAESTGSFNFWENPSSTTECTLCGGTTGAFRKTTNGQWVHAFCAEWSLESTFRRGQINPVQGVESLAKNTSTCCVCQRIYGACFKCSYGNCQATFHPTCARSAGFHMIGGGKLPHKAYCEKHSLEQKAKAESQKHGADGLKSLKHYRVELERLRLLCERIVKREKLKRELAISSHEILAARRDHAARSLPLRNPFSPPEVSSDSATTSIKGHPDSNISGSEAIQRSDDITIDSTASVKLRGKGPIAMDTDQKTDDSATSKGSRSKVFSGKTVPRKHCIVSPSVSEDEDEGSKPKKQNVETFAKEIVMTSDEASFKNRRLPKGYFYIPVDCLQEDKPSNDKDEDLSDK
- the LOC108824486 gene encoding uncharacterized protein LOC108824486 isoform X5; amino-acid sequence: MSVDQCQRRREKMMGRGVEGGCGAEERPCRPSRRDNNKSFEDDRSSQRIDLLAQASKHLSEKSPYDVNEDGSAVGVSVGTLPIVLANLLNQKDDKRRHKKSHHGNETKKKKSSSRQGEKLRAGSIWVERQDYFRRLELPDLETLSDLASLRSLSSRSCFSVPSVEYESVDVQQRETDASAESEDVGCKGLSEVKDDAAQEMSVDNVGDEVSSGSDYSGSLEWVLGCRNRILLASERPSKKRRRIGSDAGLEKLVVAAPCRGDALLCDFCCTGDAREYHNQLIVCTSCKAKVHRKCYGVVEDTDETWLCSWCEVENGRNDSERPCLLCPKKGGVLKPVDSKTENGGPPEFAHLFCSLWMPEVYIEDLNKMEPILNLPGIKETRRKLLCNLCKVKSGACVRCCNATCRTSFHPICAREAGNRLEIWGKRGCDTVELRAFCSKHSDIQESGRPIEGGEINAADSRPPLCHLPSESVRDQLSTDEMGVDVGTPGTRSDISRNSELRELESPCSEFNLSATDIVESGITGRSTDDEKTQSESLSFGLILKKLIDLGKVNVKDVAEEIGVNPDALNAKLMDGDLLPDLLGKIVKWLGQHAHMGTRNKGDISKSTKPTKSERRAAICTEGMTMLDSDILNPTCTPSENCISNGVVTDEAKSYTPVVKNGSSENLPSDHSSEEQKSAVLDQEGHLGKSSVNLSDDQGEQSNPSSSGRMVENAFSLRPDSSQNRGILSCPSPIILDLLDHEAYPGFDPHPYIHKELSEMNKGKALKSSTNSYVDRMTTEPDGSEEGNTFCQLAKARKLGILDLSPKDEVEGELLYYQLQLLGTAVSRKQLSDDLADEVTKKLPHEIDEEHGRRWDDVLINKYFHDVREARKQSRKEKRHKDAQAVLAAATAAAATSSRNTSLRKDMAEEPAQQEISTSRRKVSGSAHVVPQTKETLLKMPVSGPPSDKRSDHRTPDISSEKPRSCDICRRSETIWNLIVVCSSCKVAVHMDCYKCAKESTGPWYCELCAESTGSFNFWENPSSTTECTLCGGTTGAFRKTTNGQWVHAFCAEWSLESTFRRGQINPVQGVESLAKNTSTCCVCQRIYGACFKCSYGNCQATFHPTCARSAGFHMIGGGKLPHKAYCEKHSLEQKAKAESQKHGADGLKSLKHYRVELERLRLLCERIVKREKLKRELAISSHEILAARRDHAARSLPLRNPFSPPEVSSDSATTSIKGHPDSNISGSEAIQRSDDITIDSTASVKLRGKGPIAMDTDQKTDDSATSKGSRSKVFSGKTVPRKHCIVSPSVSEDEDEGSKPKKKHLPRRL
- the LOC108824486 gene encoding uncharacterized protein LOC108824486 isoform X6, encoding MSVDQCQRRREKMMGRGVEGGCGAEERPCRPSRRDNNKSFEDDRSSQRIDLLAQASKHLSEKSPYDVNEDGSAVGVSVGTLPIVLANLLNQKDDKRRHKKSHHGNETKKKKSSSRQGEKLRAGSIWVERQDYFRRLELPDLETLSDLASLRSLSSRSCFSVPSVEYESVDVQQRETDASAESEDVGCKGLSEVKDDAAQEMSVDNVGDEVSSGSDYSGSLEWVLGCRNRILLASERPSKKRRRIGSDAGLEKLVVAAPCRGDALLCDFCCTGDAREYHNQLIVCTSCKAKVHRKCYGVVEDTDETWLCSWCEVENGRNDSERPCLLCPKKGGVLKPVDSKTENGGPPEFAHLFCSLWMPEVYIEDLNKMEPILNLPGIKETRRKLLCNLCKVKSGACVRCCNATCRTSFHPICAREAGNRLEIWGKRGCDTVELRAFCSKHSDIQESGRPIEGGEINAADSRPPLCHLPSESVRDQLSTDEMGVDVGTPDIVESGITGRSTDDEKTQSESLSFGLILKKLIDLGKVNVKDVAEEIGVNPDALNAKLMDGDLLPDLLGKIVKWLGQHAHMGTRNKGDISKSTKPTKSERRAAICTEGMTMLDSDILNPTCTPSENCISNGVVTDEAKSYTPVVKNGSSENLPSDHSSEEQKSAVLDQEGHLGKSSVNLSDDQGEQSNPSSSGRMVENAFSLRPDSSQNRGILSCPSPIILDLLDHEAYPGFDPHPYIHKELSEMNKGKALKSSTNSYVDRMTTEPDGSEEGNTFCQLAKARKLGILDLSPKDEVEGELLYYQLQLLGTAVSRKQLSDDLADEVTKKLPHEIDEEHGRRWDDVLINKYFHDVREARKQSRKEKRHKDAQAVLAAATAAAATSSRNTSLRKDMAEEPAQQEISTSRRKVSGSAHVVPQTKETLLKMPVSGPPSDKRSDHRTPDISSEKPRSCDICRRSETIWNLIVVCSSCKVAVHMDCYKCAKESTGPWYCELCAESTGSFNFWENPSSTTECTLCGGTTGAFRKTTNGQWVHAFCAEWSLESTFRRGQINPVQGVESLAKNTSTCCVCQRIYGACFKCSYGNCQATFHPTCARSAGFHMIGGGKLPHKAYCEKHSLEQKAKAESQKHGADGLKSLKHYRVELERLRLLCERIVKREKLKRELAISSHEILAARRDHAARSLPLRNPFSPPEVSSDSATTSIKGHPDSNISGSEAIQRSDDITIDSTASVKLRGKGPIAMDTDQKTDDSATSKGSRSKVFSGKTVPRKHCIVSPSVSEDEDEGSKPKKVRRIFLS